In one window of Polaromonas naphthalenivorans CJ2 DNA:
- a CDS encoding FAD assembly factor SdhE codes for METTDDLLDERSLSKLRWRCRRGLLENDLLIEKFFLRYEATLSVRQAKGLNDLMDLSDNDLLDLLLRRKEPDQLSDVLALESASTSEALEVLSMLRPGAPAP; via the coding sequence ATGGAAACCACAGACGATTTGCTGGATGAACGCAGCTTGAGCAAGCTGCGGTGGCGCTGCCGCCGTGGCCTGCTTGAGAACGACCTGCTGATCGAAAAATTCTTTCTTCGCTACGAAGCCACACTGAGCGTCAGGCAGGCTAAAGGCTTGAATGATTTAATGGATTTGTCTGACAATGATCTGCTCGATCTCCTGCTCAGACGCAAGGAACCCGACCAACTTTCCGATGTGCTTGCCCTCGAAAGCGCCTCGACTTCCGAAGCACTTGAAGTTTTAAGCATGCTGCGCCCTGGGGCTCCGGCTCCCTAA
- the gltA gene encoding citrate synthase, with product MKLADNKATLSFSNGSPNVELPVYQGSVGPDVVDIRKLYAQTGMFTYDPGFLSTAACQSAITYIDGDKGELLYRGYPIEQLATNCDYLETCHLLLYGELPDAAQKKDFVSRVTNHTMVNEQMQFFLRGFRRDAHPMAIMTGLVGALSAFYHDSTDINNPAHRDIAAIRLIAKMPTLVAMAYKYTIGQPYMYPRNDLSYSGNFLHMMFATPCEEYKVNPVLERALDRIFILHADHEQNASTSTVRLCGSSGTNPFAAIAAGVACLWGPAHGGANEAALNMLGDIQKNGGIENIGEFIKQVKDKNSTVKLMGFGHRVYKNYDPRAKLMQETCKEVLHEMGLENDPLFKLAMALEKIALEDDYFVSRKLYPNVDFYSGIVQRAIGIPVPLFTAVFALARNVGWMAQLNEMIGDPEYKIGRPRQLFVGSVPREVKPMAER from the coding sequence ATGAAGTTAGCTGACAACAAAGCCACCCTGTCCTTCAGCAATGGCAGCCCCAATGTCGAATTGCCTGTTTATCAGGGCAGCGTAGGGCCTGATGTTGTGGACATTCGCAAGCTCTATGCCCAGACCGGCATGTTCACCTATGACCCGGGGTTTCTCTCAACCGCTGCCTGCCAGTCGGCCATCACCTATATCGACGGCGACAAGGGTGAACTGCTGTACCGTGGCTACCCCATCGAGCAGCTTGCCACCAACTGCGACTACCTGGAAACCTGCCACCTGCTGCTCTACGGAGAACTGCCTGACGCCGCCCAGAAAAAAGATTTCGTCAGCCGCGTGACCAACCACACCATGGTCAACGAGCAGATGCAGTTCTTCCTGCGCGGTTTCCGCCGCGATGCGCATCCGATGGCCATCATGACCGGTCTGGTCGGCGCCCTGTCGGCCTTCTACCATGACAGCACCGACATCAACAATCCGGCCCACCGCGACATCGCCGCGATTCGCCTGATTGCCAAAATGCCAACGCTGGTGGCCATGGCCTACAAGTACACCATCGGCCAGCCTTACATGTACCCGCGCAACGACCTGAGCTACTCAGGCAACTTCCTGCACATGATGTTTGCCACGCCGTGCGAAGAGTACAAGGTGAACCCGGTGCTCGAACGCGCACTGGACCGCATCTTCATCCTGCATGCAGACCACGAGCAGAATGCCTCGACCTCCACGGTTCGCCTGTGCGGTTCGTCGGGCACCAACCCGTTCGCCGCCATCGCAGCCGGCGTGGCCTGCCTCTGGGGTCCGGCCCACGGCGGCGCCAACGAAGCCGCGCTGAACATGCTGGGTGACATCCAGAAAAACGGCGGCATCGAGAACATCGGCGAATTCATCAAGCAGGTCAAGGACAAGAACTCCACCGTCAAGCTGATGGGTTTTGGCCACCGCGTGTACAAGAACTACGACCCGCGCGCCAAGCTGATGCAGGAAACCTGCAAGGAAGTCCTGCACGAAATGGGCCTGGAAAACGACCCGCTGTTCAAGCTGGCCATGGCACTCGAAAAGATTGCCCTGGAAGACGACTACTTTGTCTCCCGCAAGCTCTACCCCAACGTCGATTTCTACTCCGGCATCGTGCAGCGCGCCATCGGCATTCCCGTGCCGCTGTTCACGGCTGTCTTCGCGCTGGCCCGCAATGTCGGCTGGATGGCCCAGTTGAACGAAATGATCGGCGACCCCGAGTACAAAATTGGCCGTCCGCGCCAGCTGTTCGTCGGCTCAGTGCCACGTGAAGTAAAGCCGATGGCAGAGCGCTAA
- a CDS encoding LysR family transcriptional regulator yields MKSSERNFARRIDLTSLQLFVAVCELGSIGKAAEREFIAASAVSKRLSDLEATLDTPLLYRHTRGVDLTPAGESLLHHARSVLFSLEKMQGELSEYADGVRGHVRVHASISAIIQFLPEDLGDFIRQHEEIKIDLEEHLSTEVVRAVQEGTADLGVCNIANGTGELQTLPYRHDKLVLIVPKGHALLSRDAIHFEAALDYDHVGLHSNSSIYLAMRQAAAAMGRTIKLRIHVTGLDAMCRMIHNGLGVGVMPQRAFDLMHGVGELESILLLDSWAERQIQLVARDFSTLPLTARLLVDHLSRQPPAP; encoded by the coding sequence ATCAAAAGCTCCGAACGCAATTTCGCCCGCCGCATTGACCTGACCTCGCTTCAGCTGTTCGTGGCCGTGTGCGAGCTGGGCAGCATCGGCAAGGCGGCCGAGCGCGAATTCATTGCCGCCTCTGCCGTGAGCAAGCGCCTGAGCGACCTCGAAGCCACGCTGGACACGCCGCTGCTCTACCGCCACACCCGGGGCGTTGACCTGACGCCGGCCGGCGAAAGCCTGCTGCACCATGCGCGCTCGGTGCTGTTCAGCCTGGAGAAAATGCAGGGCGAGTTGAGCGAATATGCCGACGGCGTGCGCGGTCATGTGCGGGTGCATGCCAGCATTTCGGCCATCATTCAGTTCTTGCCTGAGGACTTGGGTGATTTCATACGCCAGCACGAAGAGATCAAGATTGACCTGGAAGAACACCTGAGCACGGAAGTCGTTCGCGCGGTGCAGGAAGGCACGGCGGATCTGGGGGTATGCAATATCGCCAACGGCACAGGTGAGCTGCAAACGCTGCCCTACCGCCATGACAAACTGGTATTGATTGTTCCCAAAGGACACGCACTGCTTTCGCGAGACGCTATTCATTTTGAAGCCGCGCTGGACTATGACCACGTCGGCCTGCACTCCAACAGCTCGATTTACCTGGCCATGCGCCAGGCCGCCGCCGCCATGGGGCGTACCATCAAGCTGCGCATCCATGTCACGGGACTGGATGCCATGTGCCGCATGATTCACAACGGCCTGGGTGTCGGCGTGATGCCGCAGCGCGCTTTTGACCTCATGCATGGCGTCGGCGAACTGGAATCCATCCTGCTGCTCGACAGCTGGGCAGAACGCCAGATTCAACTTGTGGCGCGTGATTTCTCCACCCTTCCCCTGACCGCGCGACTGCTGGTTGACCACCTGTCACGGCAGCCGCCCGCCCCCTAA